GTCCTTGTGGGAGCCGGTTCTTCTGGTTGACTCACGAACGCCGTATGGAGCTGAAAAAATGAACAAGGTTAAAATTTGATTGATCCGACGCACCTTGTTTCTCAGTCTTCAGCAGGATGGATTTGCTAAACAATATTTTGGTCTAAAATCCCTTTACATCACAAGGAAGCCGCCTGGTTAAGCAAACAGTAGTGAAGTCAGGACTCACGGTCCGTAATGATGGCATCGAACAGAGGCCCCTTCTTCCACACAGGTTTGGAAGCATCAGACACCATCACATCAACATACATCTTCTCTGTTCCATACTGTCGCAGGTTGGCCCGGATGTTTTCATCAGGCCCCCGCCACTTCTGGTCTTTACGACTCGACCttcctgaagagaaaaaaatcatataaaaatctgatgaagaaagtgattgAAAGTAATTTTAagtttataatatataataataaacctACCACGGCCATGAATAGTGTTGTAGTCGATATCAGCGCCGCAGACGTACGCCCCAAAATGGGAACACGCTACCAGCAAGCTCCCTTTGAAGCGTGAGGAGAAAACAAATGGGATTCAGTCCAGGACATTAAACATTGTTGCTTTTAAAAATCAGTTATATAAGCCAAGTATTTATATGCAAGgtggaaatggaaaaacaaaatgagaattTAATTCATTGTATGAGATAAAAATTGAAGAACCTTTTCAAATTTTTGTCTTGTATGGAactaaatataatttttttcatatactgtacatttatTAGTATTTTGTTAATTCCGTGGAACATATTATATCCCATTATATCCCATTACATTGTATCTCTGAGTGGTTTAGTGCTCATTGTAAATAAAagcttttcactttttttaagtttctAAATCAAGTCTAACTGAAGCCGTTGCTACTTGTGGCATATCTGGCCCATGTCCTTGTGAATATCATTCTGAAGGACTCACCAGTTCCCACAAATGGGTCAAACACAAGGTCATTCTCTTTGACCATTGCATGGTTGGTCATTATGAAAGAGAGTCCAGCATCCATGCTAGTGTTTCCAATGAAGTGTCTGTTCTTCACGCTGTGGGATCGGATCAGCTCCCGTTGTCCATCTGCTATCTGTGCAGGGGGACATTGGCTTACTGGACTTTCAGATGAAGTTGTAAGGGGTCAGCGGCTCTTACCCAACGACCAAAGTATATGTAGAAAGGGTCATCTGGAATGTTGTTTGGATCAATGCCATAATCCTCCAGTAAACAGAAGACATGCTGTGGGTTCTTCAAACTCACTGTGCCTTCAAATGGAAGGTATTCCAGTGCcttggggaagaaaaaaaacaggaatttccataaataaaaataaatattaatgtaatGCAAATATATTTGAACACTCACATCAATTTTCTTAATTCTCTCTGCAAACTCAAGGGTTTTGTTGAAGGTGAAAACATTAATTCTGTATGATGAGTCTTTCTGCAGGTACGGTAACTGCAAACCAAAGAAAGATGTGCAGATATTGAGTCAGAGTTTCATTAATTGTACATGATTTTCCTTCCCAACTGACCATGTTTTCAGTTGGATATTTGAGAAGGGATTCTTTAAGCTCACTATGTGTGTGTCCATGACCCCACAGTTCAAATGCAGACCTGGAAATTACAGCAAACAGAAcacacttgttttttgtttatagACCGAGTAGTGTGGGGGCTTCTTTGTGTATATACAATTACCATTGGTGACAAGACTAAAATGAACAATGGAAACATAAAATTGAACGGCTCACTTGGCACAAACAGATCTTGCCATTACTCCACagacatcctcctcagacagatCATTCAGACACCAGAAGGGAGACtatcagaaagagaacaaaTGGCATTACTTCAGGGCAGCATCTCTTCTCTCTGTGCATCTCTCTCCTTCAGCTTATCTTTTCAGGTTATAATTTAGATTGTCAGATGCGTAGGCAACTTTGGAAGTGAGTATTAAGCAAAGATCATTAGAATAAAGggaaaagt
This window of the Synchiropus splendidus isolate RoL2022-P1 chromosome 12, RoL_Sspl_1.0, whole genome shotgun sequence genome carries:
- the trmt11 gene encoding tRNA (guanine(10)-N2)-methyltransferase homolog isoform X2; amino-acid sequence: MPPRNSMKRSAFELWGHGHTHSELKESLLKYPTENMLPYLQKDSSYRINVFTFNKTLEFAERIKKIDALEYLPFEGTVSLKNPQHVFCLLEDYGIDPNNIPDDPFYIYFGRWIADGQRELIRSHSVKNRHFIGNTSMDAGLSFIMTNHAMVKENDLVFDPFVGTGSLLVACSHFGAYVCGADIDYNTIHGRGRSSRKDQKWRGPDENIRANLRQYGTEKMYVDVMVSDASKPVWKKGPLFDAIITDPPYGVRESTRRTGSHKDHNKPADGIYAESHVPVSQSYHLSDIFTDLLNFSAEHLVMGGRLVYWLPIYRPEYTEEMIPLHPCLRLVSNCEQTLSSHTSRRLITMEKIKEPEDSDSVAHLSDPGFKPYQAHNAFREKYFSGVNKKFGKEDVNGE
- the trmt11 gene encoding tRNA (guanine(10)-N2)-methyltransferase homolog isoform X1, producing the protein MAAPGRSRLQYLLHLAQDNLDFRLPEIKSLLTLRGRHFHATEKFDEKSPFWCLNDLSEEDVCGVMARSVCAKSAFELWGHGHTHSELKESLLKYPTENMLPYLQKDSSYRINVFTFNKTLEFAERIKKIDALEYLPFEGTVSLKNPQHVFCLLEDYGIDPNNIPDDPFYIYFGRWIADGQRELIRSHSVKNRHFIGNTSMDAGLSFIMTNHAMVKENDLVFDPFVGTGSLLVACSHFGAYVCGADIDYNTIHGRGRSSRKDQKWRGPDENIRANLRQYGTEKMYVDVMVSDASKPVWKKGPLFDAIITDPPYGVRESTRRTGSHKDHNKPADGIYAESHVPVSQSYHLSDIFTDLLNFSAEHLVMGGRLVYWLPIYRPEYTEEMIPLHPCLRLVSNCEQTLSSHTSRRLITMEKIKEPEDSDSVAHLSDPGFKPYQAHNAFREKYFSGVNKKFGKEDVNGE